One genomic region from Haloterrigena gelatinilytica encodes:
- a CDS encoding ribbon-helix-helix domain-containing protein, with product MPKVEITIPEHLEMQIAQMVERGEFVNREEAIEDLLSTGIKAYKTSGPMDEEEGTSGGTGLEDDGMMGHDDEYVF from the coding sequence ATGCCGAAAGTAGAGATCACCATCCCGGAACACCTCGAGATGCAGATCGCCCAGATGGTCGAGCGCGGCGAGTTCGTCAACCGCGAGGAGGCGATCGAAGACCTCCTCTCGACGGGGATCAAAGCCTACAAGACCAGCGGACCGATGGACGAGGAAGAGGGGACGAGCGGTGGAACCGGCCTCGAAGACGACGGTATGATGGGTCACGACGACGAGTACGTCTTCTAA
- a CDS encoding DnaJ domain-containing protein yields the protein MGETYYDVLEVEPDATREEIQTAYRERVLETHPDHNDAPDAAEQFTRVSTAKSVLTDGTERARYDRLGHESYVRLADHSAGGTGDDSSASTDGSNASATGSNASSSNAASATTAGDSSTDASANATGSRATQRTNSNTGSKSGRHRSSSRTAAGSSRTDSDRSGSQRGARTESHHARQRKRRRQQRARQRATGGLSFDDETTASATSTRGGSTATATGADGDAEASEFQYAVHDWTDDVDLEWEGQSLEYSTAVTIGCCWLLYPVFVAAALTPVFSMPVKAVVAACTLGLVGYLLTRPRVAAVVFGSWSVLFPIGIEWLAPVSQFSLPGLVALGFVWIPFGYALALWWALRP from the coding sequence ATGGGCGAGACGTACTACGACGTCCTCGAGGTCGAGCCAGACGCGACTCGCGAGGAGATTCAAACCGCCTACCGCGAGCGCGTCCTCGAGACCCATCCGGACCACAACGACGCGCCCGACGCCGCCGAGCAGTTCACGCGCGTCTCGACGGCGAAGTCGGTGCTGACCGACGGCACCGAGCGGGCCCGGTACGACCGCTTGGGCCACGAGTCCTACGTCCGTCTCGCCGACCACTCCGCTGGGGGGACCGGGGACGACTCGAGTGCGTCGACCGACGGATCGAACGCGTCAGCGACTGGCTCGAACGCATCGTCGTCGAACGCAGCAAGCGCGACGACGGCCGGCGACTCGAGCACCGATGCGAGCGCGAACGCGACGGGATCGAGAGCAACGCAGCGGACGAACTCGAACACGGGATCGAAGAGCGGCCGGCACCGCAGCAGTAGCCGAACCGCTGCCGGCTCGAGTCGGACCGACTCGGACCGCTCCGGATCCCAACGCGGCGCGCGGACCGAGAGCCACCACGCGCGACAGCGCAAGCGGCGACGCCAGCAGCGGGCCCGACAGCGAGCGACGGGCGGGTTGTCGTTCGACGACGAGACGACGGCGTCGGCGACCTCGACCCGCGGCGGGTCGACCGCGACGGCTACCGGAGCCGACGGCGACGCCGAGGCCTCGGAGTTCCAGTACGCCGTCCACGACTGGACGGATGACGTCGACCTCGAGTGGGAGGGCCAGTCCCTCGAGTACTCGACTGCGGTGACGATCGGCTGTTGCTGGCTGCTCTATCCGGTGTTCGTCGCGGCGGCGCTGACGCCGGTGTTCTCGATGCCGGTCAAGGCCGTCGTCGCCGCCTGCACGCTCGGCCTCGTGGGCTACCTGCTCACTAGACCGCGGGTGGCGGCAGTAGTGTTCGGCTCCTGGAGCGTCCTGTTCCCGATCGGAATCGAGTGGCTGGCCCCCGTGTCGCAGTTCTCGCTGCCCGGGCTGGTCGCGCTCGGCTTCGTCTGGATCCCTTTCGGCTACGCCCTCGCGCTCTGGTGGGCGCTTCGTCCTTGA
- the menD gene encoding 2-succinyl-5-enolpyruvyl-6-hydroxy-3-cyclohexene-1-carboxylic-acid synthase — MSAPNRATLWGRVLVDELAKGGLEAVCIAPGSRSTPLTVAFAAHEEIDVYSHLDERSAAYFALGRARRTGEPTAIVSTSGTATANFHPAVMEADQARVPLLVLTADRPHELRDSGANQTVDQVELYGDAVRWDAELPDPEADERKVRSLRTTAARALSETGGVDPGPVHLNCPFRKPLEPIEVPDAVPDAFAETSAGRGRDGAFVDTELGTRSLADAQYEKLVRALEDADRPLIVAGPADPADLSALDPDRVATVAERVGAPILADPLSNLRFGPHVDRESVTGPVYGGYDAYIDLLPAPDVVVRFGASPTSKPLRNALRDSDARQFLIDPAGDWREATFTATDLLAASPGPVFEGLCERLEADDVAQPESENGWLAAFADAERRHWAVRDAALESAPLESEPFEGAVLADVFEAAPDPATIFVSNSMPIRDADRFGRPRDADLTVLANRGASGIDGITSAALGAGSTTDEPLVLVTGDLAFYHDSNGLLAVDRCGVDATIVLLDNDGGGIFHELPIEAFEPPFTDQFKTPHGLEFDALADFYDLAFERVAPVDFASAYRRSLESEGTQVLAVEFDSEASHRRRDALAERIHAELRGEGE, encoded by the coding sequence ATGAGCGCACCGAACCGCGCGACGCTGTGGGGCCGCGTGTTGGTCGACGAACTCGCCAAGGGCGGCCTCGAGGCGGTCTGCATCGCCCCCGGCAGCCGGTCGACGCCGCTGACGGTCGCCTTCGCCGCACACGAGGAGATCGACGTCTACTCCCACCTCGACGAGCGCTCGGCGGCCTACTTCGCGCTCGGCCGGGCGCGCCGGACCGGCGAGCCGACGGCGATCGTTTCTACCTCCGGGACGGCGACCGCGAACTTTCACCCGGCCGTGATGGAGGCCGACCAGGCCCGCGTCCCGCTGCTCGTGCTCACGGCGGACCGCCCGCACGAACTCCGCGACAGCGGCGCGAATCAGACCGTCGATCAGGTCGAACTCTACGGCGACGCGGTCCGCTGGGACGCCGAACTCCCCGATCCCGAGGCGGACGAGCGCAAGGTGCGGAGCCTCCGAACGACCGCCGCCCGGGCGCTGTCCGAGACCGGCGGCGTCGATCCCGGTCCCGTCCACCTGAACTGTCCGTTCCGCAAGCCCCTCGAGCCGATCGAAGTCCCCGACGCCGTCCCCGACGCGTTCGCGGAGACGTCCGCCGGACGCGGACGCGACGGCGCGTTCGTCGACACCGAGTTGGGAACGCGATCGCTCGCGGACGCGCAGTACGAGAAACTCGTCCGCGCACTCGAGGACGCCGACCGGCCGCTGATCGTCGCGGGACCGGCGGATCCCGCCGATCTGTCCGCGCTCGATCCCGACCGCGTCGCCACCGTCGCCGAGCGCGTCGGCGCGCCGATCCTCGCGGATCCGCTCTCGAACCTGCGGTTCGGCCCGCACGTCGACCGGGAGTCCGTGACGGGGCCGGTGTACGGCGGTTACGACGCCTACATCGACCTGCTGCCGGCACCCGACGTCGTCGTGCGGTTCGGCGCGTCGCCGACCTCGAAACCCCTGCGGAACGCGCTGCGGGATTCGGACGCCCGTCAGTTCCTGATCGACCCCGCGGGCGACTGGCGCGAGGCGACGTTCACCGCGACGGATCTGCTGGCCGCGTCGCCGGGGCCCGTCTTCGAGGGGCTGTGCGAGCGCCTCGAGGCCGACGACGTGGCGCAGCCAGAATCCGAAAACGGGTGGCTGGCCGCCTTCGCCGACGCGGAGCGTCGCCACTGGGCGGTTCGCGACGCGGCCCTCGAGTCGGCGCCCCTCGAGTCCGAGCCGTTCGAAGGGGCCGTTCTCGCCGACGTCTTCGAGGCCGCGCCCGATCCGGCGACGATTTTCGTGTCCAACAGCATGCCGATCCGGGACGCCGACCGGTTCGGCCGGCCCCGCGACGCCGACCTGACGGTGCTGGCGAACCGCGGCGCCAGCGGGATCGACGGGATCACGAGCGCGGCGCTCGGCGCCGGCAGCACGACCGACGAGCCGCTGGTGCTCGTCACCGGCGATCTGGCCTTCTACCACGATTCCAACGGATTGCTCGCCGTCGACCGCTGTGGCGTCGACGCCACCATCGTCCTGCTGGACAACGACGGCGGCGGCATCTTCCACGAACTGCCGATCGAGGCGTTCGAGCCGCCCTTCACGGACCAGTTCAAGACGCCCCACGGCCTCGAGTTCGACGCGCTGGCCGACTTTTACGACCTCGCGTTCGAGCGCGTCGCCCCCGTCGACTTCGCGAGCGCGTATCGGCGGTCGCTCGAGTCCGAGGGGACGCAGGTGCTCGCCGTCGAATTCGACTCCGAGGCGAGCCACCGGCGGCGGGACGCGCTCGCGGAGCGGATCCATGCGGAGCTTCGAGGGGAGGGCGAGTAG
- a CDS encoding DNA-directed RNA polymerase subunit L codes for MELRVTESTDTELSIEIAGEDHTFMNVLKGALLEHENVSAATYDVNPEQSGGQTEPILTIKTEGGVEPLEALEDAAVNVREKAISFREAFEAAA; via the coding sequence ATGGAACTGCGGGTCACCGAGAGCACCGACACCGAACTCTCGATCGAGATCGCCGGCGAGGATCACACCTTCATGAACGTCCTCAAGGGCGCACTGCTCGAGCACGAGAACGTCAGCGCGGCCACCTACGACGTCAACCCCGAACAGTCGGGTGGCCAGACCGAACCCATCCTCACGATCAAGACCGAGGGCGGCGTCGAGCCGCTCGAGGCCCTCGAGGATGCGGCAGTCAACGTCCGCGAGAAGGCCATCTCCTTCCGCGAGGCGTTCGAAGCGGCCGCCTGA
- a CDS encoding sulfite oxidase-like oxidoreductase, with translation MTNDDATDVTELYREFGDERLPPGQRETSAFPVLSKSGTPDWDPETWEFTVTGAVDEELSLSWDEFRDLPSETQQQDFHCVTGWSKFDCQFTGVSFTEIAERAGMHDDVVHVMFSALDGYTTDLPLEDCMREEVLFAWAYDGEPLPEDHGGPLRVVTPHKYAYKGAKWVDGVEFLTEPQRGYWEKRGYSETANPWEEERYS, from the coding sequence ATGACCAACGACGACGCGACCGACGTTACGGAACTCTACCGCGAGTTCGGCGACGAGCGGCTGCCGCCCGGGCAGCGGGAGACTTCAGCGTTTCCGGTGCTCTCGAAGAGCGGGACGCCCGACTGGGATCCAGAGACGTGGGAGTTCACCGTCACCGGCGCCGTCGACGAGGAACTCTCGCTCTCGTGGGACGAGTTCCGCGACCTGCCGAGCGAGACCCAACAGCAGGACTTCCACTGCGTCACCGGCTGGAGCAAGTTCGACTGTCAGTTCACGGGCGTTTCCTTCACAGAGATCGCCGAGCGCGCGGGAATGCACGACGACGTGGTCCACGTGATGTTCTCCGCGCTCGACGGCTACACCACCGATCTCCCCCTCGAGGACTGCATGCGCGAGGAGGTCCTGTTCGCGTGGGCCTACGACGGCGAGCCCCTCCCCGAGGACCACGGCGGTCCGCTGCGGGTCGTCACGCCCCACAAGTACGCCTACAAGGGGGCGAAGTGGGTCGACGGCGTCGAATTCCTCACCGAGCCCCAGCGAGGCTACTGGGAGAAACGCGGCTACTCGGAGACGGCGAATCCGTGGGAAGAAGAACGGTACAGCTAG
- a CDS encoding DUF7550 family protein: MADDTNQTADGDTGADVGHDLEAERTTAPMSDYGMREVGIGLVVALLGLAVAFGIPLLAV; the protein is encoded by the coding sequence ATGGCAGACGACACGAACCAGACGGCAGACGGCGATACGGGCGCCGACGTCGGCCACGATCTCGAGGCCGAGCGGACGACCGCACCGATGAGCGACTACGGGATGCGCGAGGTCGGAATCGGCCTCGTCGTCGCACTCCTCGGCCTGGCCGTCGCGTTCGGAATCCCGTTGCTCGCGGTCTAA
- a CDS encoding rhomboid family intramembrane serine protease yields MLSQEALLTIVLSVVFPLFVVAAALASVAVVRRLHSPARRWGDVARSRLVLGVPWGSLLVIALVYCVYLFVQDGITAFGNPVTLPYRAYSYFYPLGMLTASFSHAGPGHLIGNLAGAVVVAPIAEYAWGHYPDGRGETAGTSWRTDPWIRALVVFPLIVVAITIGSSLFALGPVIGFSGVVFAFAAFSLVHYPIVTLVGVLGVQGALLTLYRALQTPIGVYVAQPRAPSAPSWAGIAIQGHALGFFIGLVLAIGLLRRRGHRPDALRVWIAILLFGFAQGLWQIYWFGSANVYYLFQGPGVLVVVVLALVVTIAITASERPVVPDRLERRLARLRGSSSGSAVARPLEIARGGDRSSTSPLERIGEIATAATDRGSTRLSSVTRRKTALFAVLAVFAVVAGAAVPVNLFVLDDATAASESAVQIEDYTIQYAEGVENQKVSPVQVGPLAEAVSLESSGVIVSSTERQIWVEEVPANRLAFTGDAEVVVGGPGWRETVHVERTGWEPVGNDTVYQVEIWPEGEDRRLAHESEGSRADVRIDDRNVTIESRDGEFVLEIETQAGETVGTTPMPADGETETAGGLTFDRVDDTIYASADGTRVAVATRETYR; encoded by the coding sequence ATGCTCTCGCAGGAGGCCCTCCTGACGATCGTCCTGTCGGTCGTCTTCCCGCTGTTCGTGGTGGCGGCGGCGCTCGCCTCCGTCGCCGTCGTCCGCCGACTCCACAGCCCCGCCCGCCGCTGGGGCGACGTCGCCCGCTCGCGACTCGTCCTGGGCGTCCCGTGGGGGTCGTTACTCGTGATCGCGCTGGTCTACTGCGTCTATCTGTTCGTCCAGGACGGAATCACCGCGTTCGGGAACCCGGTAACGCTCCCCTACCGCGCGTATTCGTACTTCTACCCGCTGGGGATGCTGACCGCGTCGTTCTCCCACGCCGGCCCGGGACACCTCATCGGGAACCTCGCCGGCGCCGTCGTCGTCGCGCCGATCGCGGAGTACGCCTGGGGCCACTACCCCGATGGACGGGGCGAGACGGCGGGGACGTCGTGGCGGACCGATCCGTGGATCCGCGCGCTGGTGGTCTTCCCGCTGATCGTCGTCGCGATCACGATCGGCTCGAGCCTGTTCGCGCTCGGCCCGGTCATCGGCTTTTCGGGGGTCGTCTTCGCCTTCGCGGCCTTCTCGCTCGTCCACTATCCGATCGTGACGCTCGTCGGCGTGCTCGGCGTGCAGGGCGCACTGCTGACGCTCTATCGCGCGCTCCAGACGCCGATCGGCGTCTACGTCGCCCAGCCGCGGGCCCCGTCGGCGCCCTCGTGGGCCGGCATCGCCATCCAGGGCCACGCGCTGGGATTCTTCATCGGGCTCGTCCTCGCGATCGGACTCCTCCGGCGACGGGGCCACCGTCCCGACGCGCTTCGGGTCTGGATCGCGATCCTGCTGTTCGGCTTCGCCCAGGGCCTGTGGCAGATCTACTGGTTCGGCAGCGCGAACGTCTACTACCTCTTTCAGGGCCCCGGCGTCCTCGTCGTCGTCGTCCTCGCGCTCGTCGTCACGATCGCGATAACGGCCTCGGAGCGCCCGGTCGTCCCCGACCGACTCGAGCGTCGCCTCGCTCGACTCCGCGGCTCGAGTTCCGGATCGGCCGTCGCTCGGCCGCTCGAGATCGCCCGCGGCGGCGATCGGTCGTCGACCTCGCCCCTCGAGCGGATCGGCGAGATCGCGACGGCGGCGACCGACCGGGGGTCGACGCGGCTCTCGTCGGTCACGCGGCGCAAGACGGCGCTGTTCGCCGTGTTGGCCGTCTTCGCCGTCGTCGCCGGCGCGGCGGTCCCGGTCAACCTCTTCGTGCTCGACGACGCGACCGCGGCCTCCGAGTCGGCCGTCCAGATCGAGGACTACACGATCCAGTACGCCGAAGGAGTCGAGAACCAGAAGGTCTCGCCGGTCCAGGTGGGGCCGCTCGCGGAGGCCGTCTCGCTCGAGTCCAGCGGGGTGATCGTCTCGAGCACGGAGCGCCAGATCTGGGTGGAGGAGGTGCCGGCCAACCGGCTCGCCTTCACCGGCGACGCCGAGGTCGTCGTCGGCGGCCCGGGCTGGCGCGAGACCGTCCACGTCGAGCGGACCGGCTGGGAGCCGGTCGGCAACGACACCGTCTATCAGGTCGAGATCTGGCCCGAGGGGGAGGACCGACGGCTCGCCCACGAGTCCGAGGGGTCGCGGGCGGACGTCCGCATCGACGACCGCAACGTCACGATCGAGTCCCGAGACGGCGAGTTCGTCCTCGAGATCGAGACGCAGGCGGGCGAGACCGTCGGGACGACGCCGATGCCCGCCGACGGCGAAACGGAGACGGCGGGCGGACTCACGTTCGATCGGGTCGACGACACGATCTACGCGAGCGCCGACGGGACCAGGGTCGCGGTCGCGACCCGAGAGACGTACAGATAG
- a CDS encoding ABC transporter ATP-binding protein: MSDHALRRTTPQAGPTTTDERESPTAVRLKDVTHEYGSSGGRGRSSEDRTVTALRDVTLEVGAGETVGLEGPSGSGKSTILHAVSGLLVPTAGRIQLLDTADLTSLSDRERTRLRRHHVGIVFQRFHLLPSLSARANVALPLVQAGIGRSTRRERAKSLLEQVGLGDRIDHSPGELSGGERQRVAIARALVTDPDVIVADEPTGELDTATGADVLDLLTDIGRDRTVLVASHDDSTLAVADRVVTLRDGRVVDDGR, encoded by the coding sequence ATGAGCGACCATGCACTCCGGCGGACGACCCCCCAGGCCGGCCCGACGACCACCGACGAGCGCGAATCGCCGACGGCCGTTCGCCTCAAGGACGTCACCCACGAGTACGGCTCGAGCGGCGGCCGCGGTCGCTCGAGCGAGGACCGGACGGTGACGGCGCTTCGAGACGTCACGCTCGAGGTGGGCGCGGGCGAGACCGTCGGTCTCGAGGGACCGAGCGGCAGCGGCAAGTCGACGATCCTGCACGCGGTCAGCGGGCTGTTAGTGCCGACCGCGGGACGGATCCAGCTGCTCGACACGGCCGACCTCACGTCGCTTTCGGACCGCGAGCGAACGCGGCTGCGACGCCACCACGTCGGCATCGTCTTCCAGCGGTTTCACCTCCTGCCGTCGCTGTCGGCCCGCGCGAACGTCGCCCTCCCCCTCGTCCAGGCCGGGATCGGCCGATCGACGCGACGCGAGCGGGCCAAGTCGCTGCTCGAGCAGGTCGGCCTCGGGGACCGGATCGACCACTCTCCGGGCGAACTCAGCGGCGGCGAACGCCAGCGCGTCGCGATCGCTCGGGCGCTGGTGACGGATCCGGACGTGATCGTCGCCGACGAGCCGACGGGAGAGCTCGACACGGCGACCGGCGCGGACGTGCTCGACCTCCTGACGGACATCGGACGCGACCGGACCGTGCTGGTCGCCTCCCACGACGACTCGACGCTGGCCGTCGCCGACCGCGTGGTCACGCTTCGCGACGGGCGGGTGGTCGACGATGGCAGGTGA
- a CDS encoding isochorismate synthase: protein MDRSSGERRLASDSDSLLSADATPLVSASRKLEDVSFGAVVDADDESRVLWSTPDGLEIVGRGVAARLTADGTERFDRLRARANRAFDDLEHDGPRVARPRAFGGLSFHDGHEPTLPWTGFRAGEFVVPQVLVVRSDADTWLTTVASDHETAADRLERWTDRLRELPSMRPSGDGPGVESTRRTTSRADWTAQVETALERIERGELTKVVLAQALSVDLEGPVDVPETLERLRRRYPNCYRFLVGREDGGTFFGAPPERLVAKRGDRVETEALAGSVPRGETPEADRAYADEMRDSEKFQREHGLVADAIREQLEPLASDLTIDERTIRRLANIQHLQTPIEATLEGDRHVLEIVEALHPTPAVGGVPPAAAWETIRDAETFDRGWYAAPIGWFDAAGDGEFAVGLRSGIATDETVTLFAGSGIVADSDPAEEWEEVQLKFRPILDELDDR, encoded by the coding sequence ATGGATCGATCGTCGGGTGAGCGTCGGCTCGCGAGTGATTCCGACTCGCTGCTAAGCGCCGACGCGACCCCCCTCGTCAGCGCCAGCCGGAAACTCGAGGACGTGTCGTTCGGCGCGGTCGTCGACGCCGACGACGAGTCGCGAGTGCTCTGGTCGACGCCCGACGGACTGGAGATCGTCGGCCGAGGCGTCGCCGCTCGCCTCACGGCCGACGGAACCGAGCGGTTCGACCGACTCCGGGCCCGCGCGAACCGGGCGTTCGACGACCTCGAACACGACGGCCCGCGCGTCGCCCGACCACGAGCCTTCGGCGGCCTCTCCTTTCACGACGGCCACGAGCCGACGCTGCCGTGGACCGGATTTCGGGCGGGCGAGTTCGTCGTCCCGCAGGTACTGGTCGTCCGGAGCGACGCGGACACCTGGCTGACGACCGTCGCGTCGGACCACGAGACGGCGGCGGACCGACTCGAGCGCTGGACCGACCGGCTCCGGGAGCTGCCGTCGATGCGACCGAGCGGCGACGGCCCCGGCGTCGAATCGACCCGGAGAACCACGTCGCGCGCGGACTGGACCGCCCAGGTCGAGACCGCCCTCGAGCGGATCGAACGGGGCGAACTCACCAAGGTCGTCCTCGCGCAGGCGCTGTCGGTCGACCTCGAGGGACCGGTCGACGTCCCCGAAACGCTCGAGCGGCTGCGCCGCCGGTACCCGAACTGTTACCGGTTCCTGGTCGGCCGCGAAGACGGCGGCACGTTCTTCGGCGCGCCGCCGGAACGGCTCGTCGCCAAGCGCGGCGACCGCGTCGAGACGGAGGCGCTCGCGGGGTCGGTCCCCCGCGGCGAAACCCCCGAAGCCGACCGGGCCTACGCCGACGAGATGCGCGACAGCGAGAAGTTCCAGCGCGAACACGGCCTCGTCGCCGACGCGATCCGCGAGCAACTCGAGCCGCTCGCGAGCGACCTGACGATCGACGAGCGGACGATCAGGCGGCTGGCGAACATTCAACACCTGCAGACGCCGATCGAAGCGACTCTCGAGGGCGATCGCCACGTCCTCGAGATCGTCGAGGCGCTGCACCCGACGCCCGCCGTCGGCGGCGTGCCGCCCGCGGCGGCCTGGGAGACGATCCGCGACGCCGAGACGTTCGATCGCGGCTGGTACGCGGCGCCCATCGGCTGGTTCGACGCTGCCGGCGACGGCGAGTTCGCGGTCGGCCTCCGCTCGGGGATCGCGACCGACGAGACGGTCACGCTCTTCGCGGGCAGCGGCATCGTCGCCGACAGCGACCCCGCCGAAGAGTGGGAGGAGGTACAGCTGAAGTTTCGACCGATCCTCGACGAACTGGACGACCGATGA
- a CDS encoding ABC transporter permease, whose amino-acid sequence MAGDDRFETTTAGSRRARWWGVVTVSVVRLWKRATGTRSRRLAATTAAVALTIALLIVVTGIALGLADGATVDQDDADVRVAPAESDSLAAVDGVEKSQLGEANARAERIRNRDGVGHASPVLVEPVALESADGESKRILLVGVVPDDASRTVAGLPTDELESGDPHYADGSYDGPRRGEIVLSAAAADRLEAEAGDELTPGGEQLPDGAAPSSTVAAVETAGDGETETPVGLIHLSELQALTGASDGELADQVLVWGDDAAAESAAADAYPEATVQSVDRTNPATLFEDELAFATSLLALIVGVAICASFVATTMGMTVNEDRRTLAVLESVGFTTRSRLAIVAVSTLLTTLGGALVGVALGAGGIYAVNRIASATVAPGAVAELHPLFVPYAVAVALVAGLVAVPYPLVVAARTSVLTEVGR is encoded by the coding sequence ATGGCAGGTGACGATCGGTTCGAGACGACGACCGCGGGCAGTCGCCGCGCTCGCTGGTGGGGGGTCGTCACCGTCTCGGTCGTCCGCCTCTGGAAGCGCGCGACGGGGACTAGATCGCGACGGCTCGCGGCGACGACGGCCGCCGTCGCGCTGACCATCGCTCTCCTGATCGTCGTCACCGGGATCGCGCTGGGGCTCGCCGACGGCGCCACCGTCGACCAGGACGACGCCGACGTCCGCGTCGCTCCCGCGGAAAGCGACTCCCTCGCGGCGGTCGACGGCGTCGAGAAGTCCCAGCTCGGCGAGGCCAACGCGCGCGCCGAGCGGATCCGGAATCGGGACGGCGTCGGCCACGCCTCCCCGGTGCTCGTCGAACCGGTCGCGCTCGAGTCGGCCGACGGCGAGTCGAAGCGCATCCTGCTCGTCGGCGTCGTCCCCGACGACGCCTCCCGCACCGTCGCCGGGCTTCCGACGGACGAACTCGAGTCCGGCGATCCCCACTACGCCGACGGCTCGTACGACGGCCCGCGCCGGGGCGAGATCGTGCTCTCGGCGGCCGCGGCGGATCGACTCGAGGCCGAGGCCGGCGACGAGCTCACGCCGGGCGGCGAGCAGTTGCCCGACGGCGCGGCGCCGTCGTCGACGGTCGCGGCGGTCGAGACGGCCGGCGACGGCGAGACCGAGACGCCGGTCGGGCTGATCCACCTGAGCGAACTGCAGGCGCTGACCGGGGCGTCCGACGGCGAACTGGCCGATCAGGTGCTGGTGTGGGGCGACGACGCCGCCGCGGAGTCGGCCGCCGCCGACGCCTATCCCGAGGCGACGGTCCAGTCGGTCGATCGAACGAACCCCGCAACGCTGTTCGAGGACGAACTGGCCTTCGCGACGAGCCTGCTCGCGCTGATCGTCGGCGTGGCGATCTGCGCCTCGTTCGTCGCGACGACGATGGGGATGACCGTCAACGAGGACCGGCGGACGCTGGCCGTCCTCGAGTCGGTCGGCTTCACGACGCGCAGTCGGCTCGCCATCGTCGCCGTCTCGACGCTGTTGACGACCCTCGGCGGTGCGCTCGTGGGAGTCGCGCTCGGCGCGGGCGGGATCTACGCCGTCAACCGGATCGCCAGCGCGACCGTCGCGCCGGGCGCCGTCGCCGAACTCCATCCGCTGTTCGTTCCCTACGCGGTCGCCGTCGCGCTCGTCGCGGGACTGGTGGCCGTCCCCTACCCGCTGGTCGTCGCGGCTCGCACGTCCGTCCTGACGGAGGTGGGGCGATGA
- the hisF gene encoding imidazole glycerol phosphate synthase subunit HisF, whose product MLTKRIIPCIDVDLDEDGNPAVYTGVNFEDLKYTGDPVEMAKAYNESGADEFVFLDITASAEGRETMLDVVERVADEVFIPLTVGGGIRTTDDIKETLRAGADKVSITTGALERPELITEGAKAFGNQCIVISVDARRRFDEQGEHYVEIDGESCWFECTKKGGREGTGIDVLEWAREAERRGAGELFVNSIDKDGTKDGYDLPLTKAVCETVDTPVIASSGCGGPEDMYDVFTEAGADAGLAASIFHFDEYSIEETKEYLDERDVPVRL is encoded by the coding sequence ATGCTGACAAAGCGAATCATCCCGTGTATCGACGTGGACTTGGACGAGGACGGGAACCCGGCGGTCTACACCGGCGTCAACTTCGAGGACCTGAAGTACACCGGCGATCCGGTGGAGATGGCCAAGGCGTACAACGAGTCCGGCGCCGACGAGTTCGTCTTCCTCGACATCACCGCCTCCGCGGAGGGCCGCGAGACGATGCTCGACGTCGTCGAGCGCGTCGCCGACGAGGTCTTCATCCCCCTCACCGTCGGGGGCGGCATCCGCACCACCGACGACATCAAGGAGACGCTACGGGCCGGCGCCGACAAGGTCTCGATCACGACCGGCGCGCTCGAGCGCCCCGAACTGATCACCGAGGGCGCGAAAGCCTTCGGCAACCAGTGTATCGTCATCAGCGTCGACGCCAGGCGGCGGTTCGACGAGCAGGGCGAACACTACGTCGAGATCGACGGCGAGTCCTGCTGGTTCGAGTGCACCAAGAAGGGCGGCCGCGAGGGAACCGGTATCGACGTCCTCGAGTGGGCACGGGAAGCCGAACGCCGCGGCGCGGGCGAACTGTTCGTCAACTCGATCGACAAGGACGGCACCAAGGACGGTTACGACCTGCCGCTGACGAAGGCGGTCTGCGAGACCGTCGACACGCCAGTCATCGCCTCCTCTGGCTGTGGCGGTCCCGAGGACATGTACGACGTGTTCACTGAAGCCGGCGCCGACGCCGGCCTCGCGGCCTCGATCTTCCACTTCGACGAGTACTCGATCGAGGAGACCAAGGAGTATCTGGACGAGCGAGACGTTCCGGTGCGACTCTGA